A window of Streptomyces gilvosporeus contains these coding sequences:
- the pssA gene encoding CDP-diacylglycerol--serine O-phosphatidyltransferase — translation MTVIDPETQAGWAPETDEDGDDMPLSTRLSIADTLTLGNAICGFMAVYFTTTGVLIPHLTGTGDGGMARHSAAVAVILMLMASVFDLFDGLVARKLRASAMGAELDNLSDLISFGLAPAYFVVTWGMVASDANQRVSVVAAVVVLLAVILRLARFSCVTLRDGIFQGMPSPFGALTVVAIVLLELPFLPTLLAIIGVAWLMVSRVEYPKPRGRLAVAMLSWIVLSMGMLAAWALDAPGGQLLLWTGCSLQVVMGAMIPLFATARRVNTFRDNRRESRTESRAAQLP, via the coding sequence TTGACCGTGATTGATCCGGAAACACAAGCCGGCTGGGCACCCGAGACCGATGAGGACGGGGACGACATGCCGCTGTCCACGCGGCTGTCAATAGCGGACACCCTCACCCTCGGCAACGCCATCTGCGGCTTCATGGCCGTGTACTTCACCACCACCGGCGTCCTCATCCCGCATCTGACGGGGACGGGCGACGGCGGCATGGCGCGACACAGCGCCGCGGTGGCCGTGATCCTCATGCTGATGGCGTCGGTCTTCGACCTCTTCGACGGGCTCGTCGCCCGCAAGCTGCGGGCCTCGGCGATGGGGGCCGAGCTCGACAACCTCTCCGACCTGATCAGCTTCGGCCTGGCACCGGCGTACTTCGTGGTGACCTGGGGCATGGTCGCCTCCGACGCCAACCAGCGGGTGTCGGTGGTCGCGGCGGTGGTGGTGCTGCTGGCGGTGATCCTGCGGCTGGCGCGGTTCTCCTGCGTGACGCTGCGCGACGGCATCTTCCAGGGCATGCCGAGCCCCTTCGGCGCTCTGACCGTCGTCGCCATCGTGCTGCTGGAGCTGCCGTTCCTGCCGACGCTGCTGGCGATCATCGGGGTGGCCTGGCTGATGGTGAGCCGGGTCGAGTACCCCAAGCCGCGGGGCCGCCTCGCGGTGGCGATGCTCAGCTGGATCGTGCTCAGCATGGGCATGCTCGCCGCCTGGGCACTGGACGCCCCCGGCGGCCAGCTGCTGCTGTGGACCGGCTGCTCGCTCCAGGTGGTCATGGGCGCGATGATCCCGCTGTTCGCGACGGCCCGGAGGGTGAACACCTTCCGCGACAACCGCCGCGAGTCGCGGACGGAGTCGCGCGCCGCGCAGCTGCCCTGA
- a CDS encoding phosphatidylserine decarboxylase, whose translation MPHSQSSAQRGRVRLARGASPWLLPTVATAAVSLARSRRSGRWAALAVPTTALAAGMLWFFRDPEREIAQGRVISPADGVVQSIMPWKDGRTRVAIFMSPLNVHVNRAPLAGTVTSVEHIPGGFVPAFNKESENNERVVWHFDTELGDIEMVQIAGAVARRIVPYVPQGTKVEQGERIGLIRFGSRVDIYLPEGVEVAVEVGQATTAGVTRLDRD comes from the coding sequence ATGCCCCACAGCCAATCCTCTGCACAACGCGGTCGCGTCCGCCTCGCGCGTGGAGCGTCGCCGTGGCTCCTGCCGACCGTGGCAACGGCGGCGGTCAGCCTGGCCCGCTCCCGTCGCTCGGGACGCTGGGCCGCGCTCGCCGTGCCCACCACCGCCCTCGCGGCGGGCATGCTGTGGTTCTTCCGCGACCCCGAGCGAGAGATCGCTCAGGGCCGTGTCATCTCCCCGGCCGACGGTGTGGTGCAGAGCATCATGCCGTGGAAGGACGGGCGTACCCGCGTCGCGATCTTCATGAGCCCGCTGAACGTCCATGTCAACCGCGCCCCCCTGGCCGGCACGGTGACGTCCGTGGAGCACATCCCCGGTGGCTTCGTTCCGGCGTTCAACAAGGAGAGCGAGAACAACGAGCGGGTCGTCTGGCACTTCGACACCGAGCTCGGCGACATCGAGATGGTGCAGATCGCCGGCGCGGTGGCTCGCCGCATCGTCCCGTACGTGCCCCAGGGCACCAAGGTCGAGCAGGGCGAGCGCATCGGCCTCATCCGTTTCGGCTCGCGCGTCGATATCTACCTCCCGGAGGGCGTCGAGGTGGCCGTCGAGGTCGGCCAGGCCACCACCGCGGGGGTGACTCGTCTTGACCGTGATTGA
- a CDS encoding acyl-CoA dehydrogenase family protein, which produces MTRLAQTEGLTDIQREILSTVRDFVDKEIIPVATELEHRDEYPTQIVEGLKELGVFGLMIPEEYGGLGESLLTYALTVEEIARGWMSVSGIINTHFIVAYMLKQHGTQEQKDYFLPKMAAGEIRGAFSMSEPALGSDVSAISSKGVRDGDDYVLNGQKMWLTNGGSSTLVAVLCRTDEGHPEGTAPHKSMTTFLVEKEAGFGEVRPGLTIPGKIDKMGYKGVDTTELIMDGLRIPADRVLGGQTGRGFYHMMDGVEVGRVNVAARGCGVAQRAFELGVSYAQQRHTFGKPIAQHQAIQFKLAEMATKVEAAHAMMVNAARKKDSGQRNDLEAGMAKYLASEYCKEVVEDAFRIHGGYGFSKEYEIERLYREAPMLLIGEGTAEIQKMIIGRRLLEEYRIQG; this is translated from the coding sequence ATGACCCGTCTTGCGCAGACCGAGGGCCTGACCGACATTCAGCGGGAAATTCTCTCCACCGTCCGCGACTTCGTGGACAAGGAGATCATCCCGGTCGCCACGGAGCTGGAACACCGCGACGAATACCCCACGCAGATCGTCGAGGGGCTGAAGGAACTCGGCGTCTTCGGGCTGATGATTCCCGAGGAGTACGGCGGGCTGGGCGAGTCGCTGCTCACCTACGCGCTCACCGTCGAGGAAATCGCCCGCGGCTGGATGAGCGTCTCGGGCATCATCAACACCCACTTCATCGTGGCGTACATGCTCAAGCAGCACGGTACGCAGGAGCAGAAGGACTACTTCCTGCCGAAGATGGCGGCCGGTGAAATCCGCGGCGCCTTCTCGATGTCGGAGCCGGCGCTGGGCTCGGACGTGTCGGCCATCTCCTCCAAGGGCGTGCGGGACGGCGACGATTACGTCCTCAACGGCCAGAAGATGTGGCTGACCAACGGCGGTTCGTCCACCCTCGTCGCGGTGCTGTGCCGCACGGACGAGGGCCACCCGGAGGGCACCGCGCCGCACAAGTCGATGACGACCTTCCTGGTGGAGAAGGAGGCGGGCTTCGGCGAGGTCCGCCCCGGGCTCACCATCCCGGGCAAGATCGACAAGATGGGCTACAAGGGCGTCGACACCACCGAGCTGATCATGGACGGCCTGCGGATCCCGGCCGACCGGGTGCTCGGCGGCCAGACCGGGCGTGGCTTCTATCACATGATGGACGGCGTCGAGGTCGGCCGGGTGAATGTCGCCGCGCGTGGCTGCGGGGTCGCCCAGCGCGCCTTCGAGCTGGGCGTTTCGTACGCGCAGCAGCGGCACACCTTCGGCAAGCCGATCGCCCAGCACCAGGCCATCCAGTTCAAACTGGCCGAAATGGCGACAAAGGTCGAAGCCGCCCATGCGATGATGGTTAATGCCGCTCGCAAAAAGGACTCCGGCCAGCGAAACGACCTCGAAGCGGGCATGGCGAAGTACCTGGCCTCCGAGTACTGCAAGGAGGTGGTCGAGGACGCTTTCCGTATCCACGGCGGCTACGGATTCTCCAAGGAGTACGAGATCGAGCGTCTCTACCGCGAGGCCCCGATGCTCCTGATCGGTGAAGGTACCGCCGAGATCCAGAAAATGATCATTGGTCGCCGGCTGCTGGAGGAGTACCGAATCCAGGGGTGA
- a CDS encoding MaoC family dehydratase has translation MQFGRTYEEFTVGDVYKHWPGKTVTEYDDHLFCLLTMNHHPLHMDSNYAEQTTDFGKNVVVGNYIYSLLLGMSVPDVSGKAIANLEIESLKHVAPTFHGDTLYGETTVLDKTPSKSKSDRGIVYVETKGYKQDGTLVCVFRRKVMVPTATYIEERGGEQPGRPELKAPAAKKEK, from the coding sequence ATGCAGTTCGGCCGTACCTATGAAGAGTTCACCGTCGGCGACGTGTACAAGCACTGGCCCGGGAAAACCGTCACGGAATACGACGACCACCTCTTTTGTCTGCTCACGATGAATCATCACCCGTTGCACATGGACAGCAACTACGCGGAGCAGACCACCGACTTCGGCAAGAACGTCGTCGTCGGCAACTACATCTATTCGCTGCTGCTGGGCATGTCGGTGCCCGATGTCTCCGGAAAGGCCATCGCCAATCTGGAGATCGAGTCGCTCAAGCACGTGGCGCCGACCTTCCACGGCGACACCCTCTACGGCGAGACGACGGTCCTCGACAAGACGCCCTCGAAGTCCAAGTCGGACCGCGGGATCGTGTACGTCGAGACCAAGGGCTACAAGCAGGACGGCACGCTGGTCTGTGTCTTCCGGCGCAAGGTGATGGTCCCCACGGCCACGTACATCGAGGAGCGCGGCGGCGAGCAGCCCGGCCGCCCCGAGCTCAAGGCCCCTGCGGCCAAGAAGGAGAAGTAG
- a CDS encoding HpcH/HpaI aldolase/citrate lyase family protein: MTPATRQRPRRSCLAVPGSNPRFLEKAQGLPADQVFLDLEDACAPLAKEGARHTIVDALNKGDWTGKTRVVRVNDWTTHWTYRDVITVVEGAGANLDCIMLPKVQDAQQIVALDLLLTQIEKTMGYEVGRIGIEAQIENAKGLVNVDEIAGASPRLETIIFGPADFMASINMKSLVVGEQPPGYPADAYHYILMRILMAARTHDLQAIDGPYLQIKNLDGYREVAGRAAALGFDGKWVLHPGQVEAANEVFSPSQEDYDHAELILDAYEWHTSEAGGAKGSAMLGDEMIDEASRKMALVIAGKGRAAGMIRTSTFEAPEA; the protein is encoded by the coding sequence ATGACCCCTGCGACCCGGCAGCGGCCTCGCCGCTCCTGTCTGGCCGTCCCCGGCAGCAACCCCCGCTTCCTGGAGAAGGCCCAGGGCCTGCCCGCCGACCAGGTCTTCCTGGACCTGGAGGACGCCTGCGCACCGCTCGCCAAGGAAGGCGCCCGGCACACCATCGTCGACGCCCTGAACAAGGGCGACTGGACCGGCAAGACCCGGGTCGTACGGGTCAACGACTGGACCACGCACTGGACGTACCGGGACGTCATCACGGTCGTCGAGGGCGCGGGCGCCAACCTCGACTGCATCATGCTGCCGAAGGTGCAGGACGCCCAGCAGATCGTGGCGCTGGACCTGCTGCTGACCCAGATCGAGAAGACGATGGGCTACGAGGTCGGCCGGATCGGCATCGAGGCGCAGATCGAGAACGCCAAGGGCCTGGTGAACGTCGACGAGATCGCCGGTGCCTCGCCGCGCCTGGAGACCATCATCTTCGGCCCGGCCGACTTCATGGCGTCCATCAACATGAAGTCCCTGGTGGTCGGCGAGCAGCCCCCGGGCTACCCGGCGGACGCCTACCACTACATCCTCATGCGGATCCTGATGGCGGCCCGTACGCACGACCTCCAGGCCATCGACGGTCCCTATCTCCAGATCAAGAACCTCGACGGCTACCGCGAGGTCGCCGGGCGGGCCGCGGCCCTGGGCTTCGACGGCAAATGGGTGCTGCACCCCGGTCAGGTCGAGGCCGCCAACGAGGTGTTCTCGCCGTCCCAGGAGGACTACGACCACGCCGAGCTGATCCTGGACGCCTACGAGTGGCACACCTCGGAGGCGGGCGGGGCCAAGGGTTCCGCGATGCTCGGTGACGAGATGATCGACGAGGCGAGCCGGAAAATGGCCCTCGTCATCGCCGGCAAGGGCCGGGCCGCAGGCATGATCCGTACATCCACGTTCGAGGCCCCGGAGGCTTAA
- a CDS encoding protein meaA, which yields MTERQKDRPWLMRTYAGHSTAEASNELYRRNLAKGQTGLSVAFDLPTQTGYDPDHILARGEVGRVGVPVSHLGDMRRLFQEIPLEQMNTSMTINATAMWLLALYQVVAEEQGADITKLQGTTQNDIVKEYLSRGTHVFPPGPSLRLTTDMIAYTVNNIPKWNPINICSYHLQEAGATPVQEISYAMSTAIAVLDAVFASGQVPEDRKGEVVARISFFVNAGVRFVEEMCKMRAFGRIWDKVTRERYGIENPRHRRFRYGVQVNSLGLTEAQPENNVQRIVLEMLAVTLSKDARARAVQLPAWNEALGLPRPWDQQWSLRIQQVLAHESDLLEYEDIFAGSHVIEAKVDSLVDECLAEIERIQEMGGAMAAVESGYLKSQLVSSHAERRSRIEAGEEKIVGVNCFESTEPNPLTADLDTAIMTVDPANEARVVQALHDWRDNRDEGRAQEALSTLKKTAAGDGNLFAATLECARAGVTTGEWAWALRDVFGEFRAPTGVSGAPLAVTAEAGTPLALVRDKVAKTAADLGSGKLRLLVGKPGLDGHSNGAEQIAVRARDAGFEVVYQGIRLTPEQIVSAAVAEDVHCVGLSILSGSHAELVPDVLARLRRAGVDDVPVIVGGIIPSADAAALREAGVAAVFTPKDFGITEIIGRIVDEIRKANQLDPLEVPA from the coding sequence ATGACTGAGCGTCAGAAGGATCGTCCGTGGCTGATGCGGACCTACGCCGGGCACTCCACCGCCGAGGCGTCCAATGAGCTCTACCGGCGCAATCTCGCCAAGGGCCAGACCGGACTGTCGGTCGCGTTCGACCTCCCGACGCAGACCGGTTACGACCCCGACCACATCCTCGCCCGCGGCGAGGTCGGCCGGGTCGGGGTTCCGGTCTCCCATCTCGGCGACATGCGGCGGCTGTTCCAGGAGATACCGCTGGAGCAGATGAACACCTCGATGACCATCAACGCCACGGCCATGTGGCTGCTGGCGCTCTATCAGGTGGTCGCCGAGGAACAGGGCGCGGACATCACCAAGCTCCAGGGGACGACGCAGAACGACATCGTCAAGGAGTACCTGTCCCGGGGGACGCATGTCTTCCCGCCAGGGCCGAGCCTGCGGTTGACCACGGACATGATCGCGTACACGGTCAACAACATCCCCAAGTGGAACCCGATCAACATCTGCAGCTACCACCTCCAGGAGGCGGGCGCCACTCCGGTCCAGGAGATCTCGTACGCGATGTCCACCGCCATCGCCGTTCTGGACGCGGTGTTCGCGTCCGGGCAGGTCCCCGAGGACCGCAAGGGCGAGGTGGTGGCGCGGATCTCCTTCTTCGTCAACGCGGGCGTCCGCTTCGTCGAGGAGATGTGCAAGATGCGCGCCTTCGGCCGCATCTGGGACAAGGTCACCCGCGAGCGCTACGGCATCGAGAACCCCCGGCACCGCCGCTTCCGCTACGGCGTCCAGGTCAACTCGCTGGGCCTGACCGAGGCGCAGCCGGAGAACAACGTCCAGCGGATCGTGCTGGAGATGCTGGCGGTGACGCTGTCGAAGGACGCCCGCGCCCGCGCCGTCCAACTCCCCGCCTGGAACGAGGCGCTGGGCCTGCCGCGGCCCTGGGACCAGCAGTGGTCGCTGCGTATCCAGCAGGTGCTGGCGCACGAGAGCGATCTGCTGGAGTACGAGGACATCTTCGCCGGTTCGCATGTCATCGAGGCCAAGGTCGACTCCCTGGTGGACGAGTGCCTGGCCGAGATCGAGCGGATCCAGGAGATGGGCGGCGCCATGGCGGCCGTCGAGTCCGGCTATCTCAAATCGCAGCTGGTCTCCTCGCACGCCGAGCGGCGGTCCCGGATCGAGGCCGGCGAGGAGAAGATCGTCGGCGTCAACTGCTTCGAGTCCACCGAGCCCAATCCGCTCACCGCGGATCTGGACACCGCCATCATGACGGTCGATCCGGCCAATGAGGCGCGGGTCGTCCAGGCGCTGCACGACTGGCGGGACAACCGGGACGAGGGCCGCGCCCAGGAGGCGCTGTCCACGCTGAAGAAGACCGCGGCGGGCGACGGCAACCTCTTCGCGGCGACCCTGGAGTGCGCGCGGGCCGGTGTGACGACCGGCGAGTGGGCCTGGGCGCTGCGGGACGTCTTCGGCGAGTTCCGGGCGCCGACGGGCGTCTCGGGCGCGCCGCTGGCCGTCACGGCCGAGGCGGGCACCCCGCTGGCGCTGGTCCGCGACAAGGTCGCCAAGACCGCCGCCGACCTGGGCAGCGGCAAACTGCGCCTGCTGGTGGGCAAGCCCGGTCTGGACGGGCACAGCAACGGCGCCGAGCAGATCGCCGTACGGGCCCGCGATGCCGGTTTCGAGGTGGTCTACCAGGGCATCCGGCTGACCCCGGAGCAGATCGTCTCGGCGGCCGTCGCCGAGGACGTGCACTGCGTGGGACTGTCGATCCTGTCCGGTTCGCATGCCGAGCTGGTGCCGGACGTGCTGGCCCGGCTGCGCCGCGCCGGTGTGGACGATGTGCCCGTCATCGTCGGCGGCATCATCCCTTCGGCCGATGCGGCCGCCCTCCGGGAAGCCGGGGTGGCCGCCGTGTTCACCCCGAAGGACTTCGGCATCACGGAGATCATCGGCCGTATCGTCGACGAGATCCGGAAGGCGAACCAGCTCGACCCCCTGGAGGTCCCCGCATGA
- the ccrA gene encoding crotonyl-CoA carboxylase/reductase, with the protein MNEILDAILAPDTTRDDFAALALPESYRAVTVHKDEAEMFAGLPSREKDPRKSLHVEDVPVPELGPGEALVAVMASSVNYNSVWTSIFEPMSTFGFLERYGKLSPLTKRHDLPYHVIGSDLAGVVLRTGPGVNAWGPGDEVVAHCLSVELESSDGHNDTMLDPEQRIWGFETNFGGLAEIALVKSNQLMPKPQHLSWEEAAAPGLVNSTAYRQLVSRNGAGMKQGDNVLIWGASGGLGSYATQFALAGGANPICVVSSEQKADICRAMGAEAIIDRSAEGYKFWKDERTQDPKEWKRFGKRIREFTGGEDIDIVFEHPGRETFGASVYVTRKGGTITTCASTSGYMHEYDNRYLWMSLKRIIGSHFANYREAWEANRLIAKGKIHPTLSKTYTLEETGQAAYDVHRNLHQGKVGVLALAPEEGMGVRDEEMRAKHLDAINRFRNV; encoded by the coding sequence GTGAATGAAATCCTGGACGCGATCCTCGCGCCCGACACCACCCGCGACGACTTCGCCGCGCTGGCCCTCCCCGAGTCCTACCGCGCGGTGACCGTGCACAAGGACGAGGCCGAGATGTTCGCCGGCCTGCCCAGCAGGGAGAAGGACCCGCGCAAGTCGCTGCACGTCGAGGACGTGCCGGTGCCCGAACTGGGGCCCGGCGAGGCCCTGGTGGCCGTGATGGCCTCCTCCGTGAACTACAACAGCGTGTGGACCTCGATCTTCGAGCCGATGTCGACCTTCGGGTTCCTGGAGCGCTACGGCAAGCTCTCCCCGCTCACCAAGCGCCACGACCTGCCGTACCACGTCATCGGCTCCGACCTGGCCGGCGTCGTGCTGCGCACCGGACCCGGCGTCAACGCCTGGGGCCCCGGTGACGAGGTCGTCGCGCACTGTCTGTCCGTCGAGCTGGAGTCTTCCGACGGCCACAACGACACCATGCTCGACCCCGAGCAGCGGATCTGGGGCTTCGAGACCAACTTCGGCGGCCTGGCCGAGATCGCGCTGGTCAAGTCCAACCAGCTGATGCCCAAGCCCCAGCACCTGAGCTGGGAGGAGGCGGCGGCGCCCGGTCTGGTCAACTCGACCGCGTACCGCCAGCTGGTCTCGCGCAACGGCGCCGGGATGAAGCAGGGCGACAACGTCCTGATCTGGGGCGCCAGCGGCGGACTCGGCTCGTACGCCACCCAGTTCGCGCTGGCCGGCGGGGCGAACCCGATCTGCGTCGTCTCCAGCGAGCAGAAGGCCGACATCTGCCGCGCCATGGGCGCCGAGGCGATCATCGACCGCAGCGCCGAGGGCTACAAGTTCTGGAAGGACGAGCGCACCCAGGACCCGAAGGAGTGGAAGCGCTTCGGCAAGCGCATCCGCGAGTTCACCGGCGGCGAGGACATCGACATCGTCTTCGAGCACCCGGGCCGCGAGACCTTCGGCGCGAGCGTTTACGTCACCCGCAAGGGCGGCACCATTACTACCTGCGCCTCGACCTCGGGCTACATGCACGAGTACGACAACCGCTACCTGTGGATGTCGCTGAAGCGGATCATCGGCTCGCACTTCGCGAACTACCGGGAGGCGTGGGAGGCCAACCGCCTGATCGCCAAGGGCAAGATCCACCCGACGCTGTCGAAGACCTACACCCTGGAAGAGACCGGGCAGGCGGCCTACGACGTGCACCGCAACCTGCACCAGGGCAAGGTCGGCGTGCTGGCGCTCGCGCCCGAGGAGGGGATGGGCGTGCGCGACGAGGAAATGCGCGCCAAGCACCTCGACGCGATCAACCGCTTCCGGAACGTCTGA